In bacterium, one genomic interval encodes:
- a CDS encoding CvpA family protein — MNWIDFVLIALLLTGLVIGAKKGLVRELSAFVIFFAAIILTLTYIDSFAIWVYSKLGGSPMVSAFVSFMFLLAISYGIFKLAGYIFYKVASVKSQGKPDQVGGAIVGLVRGWVSVSFVVLVTFMLPLPDSFYLAFDSSFLGKAVAKTVPLMFESTKMVHPESPSFIAKMESTLIGAPGTQKSGKTMPTEDREQAYRVMYQLDRFFNLNPGT, encoded by the coding sequence ATGAATTGGATTGATTTCGTCCTTATAGCGCTGCTATTGACCGGTCTGGTGATCGGGGCGAAAAAGGGATTGGTCCGGGAGCTGTCGGCCTTTGTCATCTTTTTTGCCGCCATCATCCTGACCCTAACTTACATCGATTCGTTCGCAATCTGGGTATACAGCAAATTGGGGGGCTCGCCGATGGTTTCGGCGTTTGTCTCGTTCATGTTCCTGCTGGCGATCTCGTATGGGATATTCAAGCTGGCGGGGTATATCTTCTACAAGGTTGCCTCGGTCAAATCCCAGGGGAAGCCTGATCAGGTTGGCGGGGCGATTGTCGGGCTGGTGCGCGGCTGGGTTTCTGTCAGCTTTGTGGTATTGGTCACTTTCATGCTCCCTCTCCCCGACTCCTTCTATCTGGCCTTTGACAGTTCATTCCTCGGCAAGGCGGTAGCCAAAACGGTACCGCTGATGTTTGAGTCGACCAAGATGGTCCACCCGGAATCCCCGTCGTTCATTGCCAAGATGGAGAGTACGTTGATCGGCGCTCCCGGCACACAGAAGTCCGGCAAAACGATGCCGACCGAGGACCGCGAGCAGGCGTATCGGGTGATGTACCAGTTAGATCGCTTTTTCAATCTCAATCCAGGCACGTAA
- a CDS encoding GatB/YqeY domain-containing protein yields the protein MSLLQQIDTDLKEALKAGQKERLSVLRGLKSDIKYKQIEIGHEMSDADVIGVLTSAAKKRKESIEQYGAGGRADLVAAEESELAIINSYLPEQLSEEKLREIIKETIAETGANNPKMMGLVMKALLPKIKGMADGKLVSRLVTEFLAN from the coding sequence ATGTCTCTACTTCAGCAAATCGACACTGATTTGAAAGAGGCCCTGAAAGCCGGACAGAAAGAACGTCTGTCTGTACTTCGGGGCCTCAAATCTGATATCAAATACAAGCAGATCGAGATCGGGCATGAGATGTCTGATGCCGATGTGATCGGGGTTCTGACCTCTGCCGCCAAAAAGCGGAAAGAGTCGATTGAGCAGTACGGAGCCGGTGGCCGCGCCGACCTGGTGGCCGCTGAAGAGTCCGAGCTGGCAATCATCAATTCCTATCTGCCAGAACAACTTAGCGAAGAGAAACTTCGCGAGATCATCAAAGAGACTATTGCCGAAACCGGAGCCAACAACCCCAAGATGATGGGACTGGTCATGAAGGCGCTCCTCCCCAAAATCAAGGGAATGGCCGATGGCAAGCTGGTCAGCCGGCTCGTCACGGAATTCCTTGCCAACTGA
- the rpsU gene encoding 30S ribosomal protein S21: MTGVRVRDDESFEKALRRFNKFCEKSGILSDFKKHQHYEKPSETKKRKLAAARRKQRRNSRMEE, from the coding sequence TTGACAGGAGTGAGAGTTCGGGACGACGAGTCCTTTGAGAAAGCTCTCCGACGTTTTAACAAGTTCTGTGAGAAGTCCGGCATTTTGTCAGATTTCAAGAAACACCAGCACTACGAGAAACCTTCGGAAACAAAGAAGCGGAAATTAGCAGCCGCGCGTCGCAAACAGCGTCGGAATTCGCGGATGGAAGAATAG
- a CDS encoding HIT family protein, with the protein MPCIFCRIIAREIPAKIFYETDEVIVIADHRPKDRVHLLVFPKVDHQNFYKSPPDLLAMMNQTVKTVVEKLGIADHFRVVINNGYGQEVDHVHFHILSNRGEDRLTWLE; encoded by the coding sequence ATGCCTTGTATCTTTTGTCGCATAATCGCTCGGGAGATCCCGGCCAAAATATTCTACGAAACCGACGAAGTGATCGTGATAGCGGACCATCGCCCGAAAGACCGTGTCCATCTGCTGGTTTTCCCGAAAGTTGACCACCAGAATTTCTATAAATCCCCGCCCGATCTGCTGGCGATGATGAACCAGACGGTCAAAACGGTGGTTGAAAAGCTCGGGATCGCCGACCATTTCCGGGTAGTTATCAACAACGGCTACGGCCAGGAAGTCGACCATGTCCACTTCCACATTCTCTCCAACCGGGGGGAAGACAGGCTGACCTGGCTGGAGTAG
- a CDS encoding YebC/PmpR family DNA-binding transcriptional regulator: protein MSGHSKWATIKRKKGKLDQERGKLFTQHIKEITVAAREGGGDPINNARLRTAVAAAKGVNMPADNIKRAILKGTGQLPGVTYESIVYEGYGPAGVAIMLEVMTDNKNRIVAEIRHMLTKHGGNLGAAGCVAWMFEKQGVITVDPTQADEAVVTETAIEAGADDISVDEASIEILTQPADLETVKSALESKSIPIVSAEITMNAKNSVKITNETEASSMMKLYEALEEHDDVQKVYSNFDIDEKLMEKLA from the coding sequence ATGTCAGGTCACTCAAAATGGGCAACGATCAAACGAAAAAAAGGGAAATTGGATCAGGAGCGGGGGAAGCTCTTCACCCAGCATATCAAAGAAATCACTGTCGCCGCGCGTGAAGGCGGCGGGGACCCGATCAACAATGCCCGTTTGCGTACCGCAGTTGCCGCCGCCAAAGGCGTCAATATGCCGGCGGACAATATCAAGCGCGCTATCCTCAAAGGGACCGGCCAACTCCCCGGTGTGACCTACGAATCGATCGTCTACGAAGGATACGGTCCGGCCGGTGTGGCGATCATGCTCGAAGTGATGACCGACAACAAAAACCGAATTGTCGCCGAGATCCGCCATATGCTGACCAAACATGGCGGCAACCTTGGCGCCGCTGGATGTGTTGCCTGGATGTTTGAAAAGCAGGGAGTGATCACGGTCGACCCGACGCAGGCCGATGAGGCGGTCGTCACCGAGACCGCTATCGAGGCGGGGGCCGATGATATTTCAGTCGATGAAGCCTCTATTGAAATTCTGACTCAGCCGGCTGACCTGGAGACGGTCAAGAGTGCGCTCGAATCAAAGAGCATCCCGATCGTGTCGGCCGAGATCACGATGAATGCAAAGAACTCGGTGAAGATCACCAACGAGACCGAAGCATCCTCGATGATGAAGCTGTACGAAGCGCTTGAAGAGCATGACGATGTGCAGAAGGTCTATTCGAATTTCGATATCGACGAAAAGCTGATGGAGAAGCTGGCGTAG
- a CDS encoding OmpA family protein, whose amino-acid sequence MHDDKGDDHRISDKQVPANWPKGIHTIRAMVTKSTLKIYIDNERMVNAPRTAGFLPVGFQLGFYAGDEDFEMEKMFFRNFRFAEGGKTMREQLDEGGKIITHGIYFDVSSDVIKGESYKTLADIGTMLTDDPVLKLSIEGHTDSDGDDASNLDLSKRRAESVKKYLVDNYKVDAARLASAGLGETKPIDVNTTPEGKANNRRVELVKM is encoded by the coding sequence ATGCACGATGATAAGGGGGATGACCATCGGATATCCGATAAGCAGGTTCCGGCGAATTGGCCGAAGGGGATCCACACCATTCGGGCAATGGTGACAAAAAGCACCCTCAAAATCTATATCGACAACGAGCGGATGGTAAACGCTCCGCGCACGGCGGGATTTTTGCCGGTCGGATTCCAGTTGGGCTTCTACGCAGGTGATGAGGATTTCGAGATGGAAAAGATGTTCTTCCGCAATTTCCGCTTTGCCGAAGGGGGCAAAACGATGCGCGAACAGCTCGACGAAGGCGGCAAGATCATCACCCACGGCATCTATTTCGATGTCAGCTCCGATGTCATCAAGGGAGAGTCGTATAAAACTCTCGCTGATATCGGCACGATGTTGACCGATGATCCGGTGCTGAAACTCTCGATCGAAGGGCACACCGACAGTGACGGGGATGATGCGTCGAATCTGGATCTCTCCAAACGGAGAGCAGAATCAGTCAAGAAATACCTGGTCGACAACTACAAGGTTGATGCCGCCCGTCTTGCATCCGCTGGGCTTGGTGAGACCAAGCCGATCGATGTCAACACCACCCCCGAAGGCAAGGCGAATAACCGTCGGGTTGAATTGGTGAAGATGTAG
- a CDS encoding TIGR01458 family HAD-type hydrolase, giving the protein MIDFSTVRAFLFDLDGVFFVGKEPIRGGREAIEFLHARNIPCRFTTNTTTRSLDTMYGELVEMGLPIEKSEVFTAPQAAVRFLRQQGSPPIHLVLNENTSRDFAEFPREEHYPKYIVIGDVGDRWDYPLMNRLFGLIMDGATILALHKGRYWQVRDGLRMDIGAFIAGLEYVTSKPALVVGKPSRSFFELALGDLGCPPDQVVMVGDDLYNDIEGAQQAGMRAVLVRTGKFRESVTEGSSVKPDLIIDSIADLPGMLTW; this is encoded by the coding sequence ATGATAGACTTCTCAACCGTCCGCGCGTTTTTGTTTGATCTTGATGGTGTCTTTTTTGTCGGGAAAGAGCCGATTCGAGGGGGTCGGGAAGCGATCGAGTTTCTGCACGCGCGCAATATCCCATGCCGCTTCACCACCAATACCACCACCCGATCGCTCGACACGATGTATGGCGAATTGGTCGAAATGGGACTGCCAATTGAGAAATCCGAAGTGTTCACTGCGCCACAAGCGGCGGTTCGATTCCTTCGTCAACAAGGTTCACCGCCGATTCATCTGGTGCTGAATGAGAATACTTCGCGTGATTTTGCGGAGTTCCCCCGTGAAGAGCATTATCCGAAATACATTGTGATAGGCGATGTCGGCGACAGATGGGATTACCCGTTGATGAACCGTCTGTTTGGACTGATCATGGATGGCGCCACAATTCTCGCGCTTCATAAGGGGAGATACTGGCAGGTCAGAGACGGACTCCGGATGGATATTGGTGCGTTTATTGCCGGGCTCGAATATGTCACCAGCAAACCGGCTCTGGTGGTCGGGAAGCCGTCGCGGTCATTCTTCGAGTTGGCTCTGGGAGATCTCGGCTGCCCGCCGGATCAGGTCGTGATGGTCGGGGATGATCTGTACAACGACATCGAAGGTGCCCAGCAGGCAGGGATGCGGGCCGTGTTGGTCCGTACCGGGAAATTCCGGGAGTCCGTGACCGAGGGATCATCGGTCAAACCGGATTTGATAATTGATTCTATTGCGGATCTTCCGGGGATGTTGACCTGGTAG
- a CDS encoding MFS transporter produces MTTPTRLFNCNFLLLWQGQLISRIGNEAHYVALAFWVKHATGSASLMGAFMMAATIPRVIMGPFAGAFTDRHSRRGVIIVADIICGLSVVSLALLLFFYPNETDLILWWMFIVTALVATVSSFFGPAFSASIPDIVPKEKLAPANSANAASNQLSGFIGLGAGGVLYRLIGAPFLFLFDGLSYIVGAIFSSFATIPQTLPEKKVTARESLRQVKLDVVDGFRYVWKQSGMRSLFLFAAALNFFFTPLAVLIPFFVEDTLKSTPDWMGYMMAGMGVGSLVGYGLAGWVKFSPRMRSRMMIVAITVMSALVGVTGLATTPIQGMVVLLILGVLNGYININIATILQATTPSEIRGRVFGLLITLSTGLTPIAMGLAGIVADLVDQNIPAIFIGCGICAVACSLAVSLSKPFRDYLAYEQPVGPSTTRSTSPEDPQ; encoded by the coding sequence ATGACTACTCCAACCCGGCTCTTCAACTGCAATTTTCTGCTCCTTTGGCAGGGGCAATTGATCAGCCGGATAGGGAACGAGGCCCACTACGTTGCGCTCGCCTTCTGGGTCAAGCATGCAACCGGCTCGGCCAGCCTTATGGGAGCCTTCATGATGGCCGCGACCATCCCCCGGGTGATCATGGGACCATTCGCCGGCGCGTTCACGGACCGTCACTCCCGACGTGGCGTTATCATTGTTGCCGATATCATCTGCGGGCTTTCGGTGGTCAGCCTGGCGTTACTTCTTTTCTTCTACCCCAATGAAACCGACCTGATCCTCTGGTGGATGTTCATAGTAACGGCTCTGGTTGCCACCGTCAGTTCTTTCTTTGGACCGGCGTTTTCTGCCTCAATTCCGGACATAGTCCCCAAGGAGAAACTGGCCCCGGCCAATTCTGCCAATGCCGCATCAAACCAGTTGTCTGGATTCATCGGACTTGGCGCCGGCGGAGTGCTCTACCGACTTATAGGAGCTCCGTTTCTCTTTCTCTTTGATGGTCTCTCTTATATCGTCGGAGCGATCTTTTCATCCTTTGCCACCATTCCGCAGACCCTGCCGGAAAAGAAAGTGACCGCGCGGGAGTCGCTTCGCCAGGTCAAACTGGATGTGGTCGATGGTTTCCGATATGTCTGGAAACAATCGGGGATGCGCTCGCTTTTCCTGTTCGCCGCGGCCCTGAATTTCTTCTTCACGCCACTGGCAGTGCTGATCCCGTTTTTTGTCGAGGATACACTTAAGTCGACTCCCGACTGGATGGGATATATGATGGCCGGGATGGGAGTTGGCTCGCTCGTCGGTTATGGGCTCGCCGGTTGGGTTAAATTCAGTCCGCGAATGCGGTCGCGCATGATGATCGTCGCCATTACTGTCATGTCGGCGCTGGTTGGTGTCACAGGGCTGGCAACCACCCCGATTCAGGGGATGGTTGTGCTGTTGATTCTGGGAGTGCTGAATGGCTACATCAATATCAATATCGCGACCATCTTACAAGCGACTACGCCTTCGGAGATCCGTGGGCGGGTATTCGGTCTGCTGATCACGCTGAGCACTGGACTGACGCCGATTGCGATGGGACTCGCCGGAATTGTCGCCGACCTGGTAGATCAGAATATCCCGGCGATCTTTATTGGATGCGGGATCTGTGCAGTCGCCTGTTCGCTGGCAGTCTCTCTCTCTAAACCATTTCGGGACTACCTGGCCTACGAACAACCGGTCGGGCCGTCAACTACCAGGTCAACATCCCCGGAAGATCCGCAATAG
- the ruvC gene encoding crossover junction endodeoxyribonuclease RuvC codes for MRVLGIDPGLNITGYGLLDAGNDHPIVVEAGVVRSNDKDQFEVRLCEIAREISDIIAQFHPDVIVVEELYSHYSHPITAVIMGHVRGVIYLRAAEANVPVVSYAATRIKKALTGNGRATKSQMQRMVSSALRLPTIPEPPDAADALAVALCHCRAKAHHGMIAV; via the coding sequence ATGCGCGTACTTGGAATCGACCCTGGACTCAATATCACCGGTTACGGCCTACTGGATGCCGGCAACGACCACCCGATTGTGGTCGAGGCGGGGGTCGTGCGATCCAACGACAAGGATCAGTTTGAGGTCCGATTGTGCGAGATCGCGCGCGAAATCAGCGACATCATCGCGCAGTTTCACCCGGATGTAATCGTCGTAGAAGAGCTGTACTCGCATTACTCTCATCCGATCACCGCAGTGATCATGGGGCATGTGCGCGGGGTGATCTATCTTCGGGCCGCCGAGGCGAATGTCCCGGTCGTCTCTTACGCGGCAACCCGGATCAAAAAAGCGTTGACCGGCAATGGACGGGCGACCAAATCTCAGATGCAGCGGATGGTCAGTTCCGCACTCCGCTTGCCGACCATTCCGGAACCTCCTGATGCCGCCGATGCGCTGGCGGTTGCACTCTGCCACTGTCGCGCCAAAGCACACCATGGGATGATTGCCGTATGA
- the ruvB gene encoding Holliday junction branch migration DNA helicase RuvB: protein MARERIVSGGPVTPDEDILQFTLRPRTLGEYIGQRELKEKLQVLLDAAKMRNESVEHVLLYGPPGLGKTTLAHIIANEMGSKLISTSGPALQRTGDLMGILTNLNPGDILFIDEIHRLSPIIEEFIYPAMEDFKVDFVVDKGAFAKVINVPLKKFTLVGATTRAGMLSAPLRDRFGLYYHIDFYEPSDLQTIVLRSASLLDTPIDKESALTIAQRSRGTPRIANRLLRRVRDYAAVKGNGSATPELAGKALDAEGIDLMGLDDMDRKLIRIIIEYYKGGPVGIEALAATLNEEVDTLVDMVEPYLLKIGYIQRTKRGRMASLDAAKHLGLKIPGNGQESMF from the coding sequence ATGGCGAGAGAGAGAATTGTTTCCGGCGGACCAGTCACCCCGGATGAAGATATCCTGCAGTTCACCTTGCGTCCGCGAACGCTGGGCGAATATATCGGGCAGCGGGAGTTGAAAGAGAAGTTACAGGTATTGCTCGATGCCGCCAAGATGCGGAATGAATCAGTCGAGCATGTACTCCTGTATGGTCCGCCCGGACTCGGTAAGACTACGCTCGCGCACATCATCGCGAATGAGATGGGGTCGAAATTGATCTCGACCTCCGGTCCGGCACTGCAACGAACTGGCGATTTGATGGGCATCCTGACCAATTTGAATCCGGGTGATATCCTGTTCATCGATGAGATTCACCGCTTGTCGCCAATCATCGAGGAGTTCATTTATCCTGCGATGGAGGACTTCAAGGTTGATTTCGTGGTGGACAAAGGGGCGTTTGCTAAAGTCATCAATGTCCCCCTCAAAAAATTCACGTTGGTGGGTGCGACGACCCGCGCCGGAATGCTCTCCGCGCCGCTTCGCGATCGCTTTGGTCTGTACTACCATATTGATTTTTACGAGCCGAGCGATTTGCAGACAATCGTCCTGCGGTCGGCCTCGCTTTTGGATACGCCTATCGACAAAGAGTCGGCGCTGACCATTGCCCAGCGGTCGCGCGGTACACCTCGTATTGCCAATCGCTTGCTCCGGCGCGTTCGCGATTACGCGGCGGTCAAAGGGAATGGCTCGGCCACACCGGAACTGGCCGGCAAGGCGCTGGATGCCGAAGGAATCGACCTGATGGGGCTCGATGATATGGATCGAAAATTGATCAGGATCATCATCGAATACTACAAAGGGGGCCCGGTGGGGATCGAAGCACTGGCGGCGACACTGAACGAAGAGGTCGACACCCTGGTAGATATGGTCGAACCATACCTGCTCAAGATCGGTTATATTCAGCGAACCAAGCGCGGTCGGATGGCATCCCTGGATGCCGCTAAACATCTCGGTCTCAAGATACCGGGGAACGGTCAGGAATCGATGTTCTGA
- the queA gene encoding tRNA preQ1(34) S-adenosylmethionine ribosyltransferase-isomerase QueA, whose amino-acid sequence METSLFDYHLPPHLIAQEPPSKRGMSRLMVVDRADGSIQHRKFSDILEYIAPGDGVVVNNTKVFKARLWGNRATGARVEVFLVRALPDSDETIWDALVSPSRKVKVGESILFGEAGSVRLLEEFGDGKWRVGFTSRSACRKVITKAGHIPLPHYIAREDNASDLRRYQTVFADSSKEGAVAAPTAGFHFSQAILDKLAERSIPLIQLTLHVGPGTFKPVKAEQIEDHTVDPEFAELSAESAYQLEQVWKRGKKVWVVGTTSVRTLEFAGRTESGIKPFAGKVSLYIRPGFRFSVTDHLITNFHLPKSSLLILVSAFAGRELILRAYREAIENGYRFYSYGDAMLIL is encoded by the coding sequence ATGGAAACCTCTCTCTTTGATTATCATCTTCCGCCGCACCTGATCGCCCAGGAGCCGCCCTCTAAACGAGGGATGTCGCGATTGATGGTTGTAGATCGAGCCGATGGCTCGATCCAGCATCGCAAATTCTCGGATATTCTCGAATACATTGCCCCGGGCGATGGTGTCGTGGTCAACAATACCAAAGTCTTTAAGGCCAGGCTCTGGGGGAATCGCGCAACCGGTGCGCGTGTAGAGGTATTCCTGGTGAGAGCTTTGCCTGATTCCGACGAGACTATCTGGGATGCCCTGGTCTCACCATCGCGAAAAGTCAAAGTCGGGGAGAGTATCCTATTCGGCGAGGCTGGTAGTGTCAGACTGCTGGAGGAATTCGGTGACGGCAAGTGGCGTGTTGGTTTCACCAGCCGCTCGGCCTGTCGGAAGGTGATCACCAAAGCAGGCCATATCCCCTTGCCGCACTATATCGCTCGCGAGGATAATGCGTCTGACCTTCGACGTTATCAGACCGTTTTTGCCGACTCATCCAAAGAGGGGGCAGTCGCCGCTCCGACAGCCGGATTTCATTTCTCGCAGGCGATCCTGGACAAACTGGCCGAACGGTCAATTCCGCTGATACAACTGACACTCCATGTCGGCCCGGGGACATTTAAGCCAGTCAAGGCTGAACAGATCGAGGATCACACTGTCGACCCGGAATTTGCCGAGCTGTCCGCCGAGTCAGCCTACCAACTCGAGCAAGTTTGGAAGAGAGGCAAGAAGGTCTGGGTGGTGGGGACGACTTCCGTTCGCACGCTTGAATTTGCCGGCAGAACTGAATCAGGTATCAAACCGTTTGCGGGGAAGGTCTCGCTTTATATTCGCCCTGGGTTTCGATTCAGTGTGACCGACCACCTGATCACCAATTTTCACCTTCCCAAGTCATCGCTCCTGATTTTGGTCTCAGCCTTTGCCGGTCGCGAGCTTATCCTGAGAGCCTATCGCGAGGCGATTGAAAACGGTTATCGCTTCTATAGTTATGGCGATGCCATGTTGATCCTATAA
- the ispD gene encoding 2-C-methyl-D-erythritol 4-phosphate cytidylyltransferase encodes MSTTALIVAAGQSTRFGGEIPKQFVTVCGRPLLAWTISRFEAASSIDKIIVVVSSDYLMFTGDNVIDPFRFEKVYKIVSGGETRQESVLLGLQSMPANTEFVAIHDGARPLVLPSDIDLTVEMAREHEAAMLATAVTDTVKRVEDSVVVATLDRRKLFLAQTPQVFRYETIIAAHQEHQTSVTDDASLVEMRGVEVHVVPPHSSNLKVTTPDDLLMVEVLIEQEMYEQD; translated from the coding sequence ATGAGTACTACCGCCCTGATCGTTGCCGCAGGACAGTCGACCCGTTTTGGGGGAGAGATACCCAAGCAATTTGTCACCGTCTGCGGACGACCGCTTCTGGCCTGGACTATCAGCCGCTTCGAGGCCGCTTCCTCCATTGATAAGATCATAGTGGTGGTATCATCTGACTACCTGATGTTCACCGGCGACAACGTCATCGACCCGTTTCGTTTTGAGAAGGTCTATAAGATCGTTTCCGGGGGAGAGACACGCCAGGAATCAGTTCTGCTCGGGCTCCAATCTATGCCCGCCAATACCGAGTTTGTCGCTATTCATGATGGCGCGCGACCGCTGGTCCTTCCATCGGATATCGATCTGACAGTTGAGATGGCGCGCGAACATGAAGCGGCCATGCTGGCCACGGCCGTGACCGACACGGTCAAACGGGTAGAGGACTCGGTTGTAGTTGCGACTTTGGATAGACGAAAACTCTTCCTTGCTCAGACTCCTCAGGTCTTCCGATATGAGACGATCATCGCCGCCCATCAGGAACACCAGACTTCGGTCACCGATGATGCCTCGCTTGTTGAAATGCGCGGAGTTGAGGTGCATGTAGTCCCACCACATTCATCGAATCTGAAAGTCACTACTCCCGATGACCTGCTGATGGTCGAAGTCTTGATCGAACAGGAGATGTATGAGCAAGATTAG
- a CDS encoding 2-C-methyl-D-erythritol 2,4-cyclodiphosphate synthase: MSKIRIGQGFDIHRLVEGRKLILGGVEIEHDRGLLGHSDADVLLHAICDALLGAAGLPDIGHYFPPSDPKFKDADSLKLLTEVKRLIEQAGYARIINIDSVVMAERPKIAPHLATMKSRIASTLSVAVDQIGIKATTCETLGTIGREEGIAASAVCLIADHD, from the coding sequence ATGAGCAAGATTAGGATCGGACAGGGATTCGATATTCACCGACTGGTGGAAGGTCGCAAGCTGATTCTCGGTGGTGTTGAGATTGAGCATGATCGAGGGCTTCTGGGGCATTCCGATGCCGATGTCCTGTTACACGCGATTTGCGACGCATTGCTCGGAGCGGCCGGACTACCGGATATCGGACATTACTTCCCGCCGTCTGATCCGAAATTCAAAGATGCGGACTCGCTGAAATTGTTGACCGAAGTAAAACGCCTGATTGAACAAGCAGGTTACGCCAGGATCATCAATATTGATTCTGTGGTGATGGCCGAACGACCCAAAATCGCGCCACATCTTGCAACTATGAAAAGCCGTATCGCCTCAACCCTTAGTGTAGCCGTCGACCAGATCGGGATCAAGGCGACTACCTGCGAAACTCTCGGCACGATTGGACGGGAAGAGGGGATAGCAGCATCGGCCGTCTGTCTGATAGCTGACCATGACTGA
- a CDS encoding DedA family protein, with the protein MTESLTDLNGILDQIFAYGSFWVYAMIFIACFVENIVPPFPGDTFILAAGGLVALQRLDLTTTVAVVLTGGMSSVMILYYIGRHYGREFVIRKNYRWFTVDDVTRMEQRLENYGGLILVSSRFILGLRSALAIAAGIAHYYPMRMFFYSLLSYIIFTGLLVTLAIKLVENFSLIEQYVRTYNIIVWPIVGLLIGLFVWRRIKRYRTRK; encoded by the coding sequence ATGACTGAATCACTGACCGACCTTAACGGAATCCTCGACCAGATCTTTGCCTATGGCTCGTTCTGGGTCTATGCCATGATCTTTATCGCCTGCTTTGTGGAGAATATTGTGCCGCCTTTCCCGGGGGACACCTTCATTTTGGCGGCGGGCGGACTAGTAGCGCTCCAGCGCCTTGATCTGACTACCACGGTCGCGGTGGTGCTGACCGGCGGGATGTCATCGGTGATGATCCTCTATTACATTGGACGTCATTACGGCCGAGAATTTGTCATCCGCAAGAACTACCGCTGGTTTACAGTCGATGATGTTACCCGGATGGAGCAACGACTTGAGAATTACGGCGGTTTGATATTGGTATCTTCCCGGTTCATCCTCGGGCTTCGCTCGGCGCTGGCGATAGCCGCAGGGATCGCCCACTACTATCCGATGAGGATGTTTTTCTATTCGCTGCTGTCCTACATTATTTTCACAGGTTTGCTGGTCACCCTGGCGATAAAATTAGTAGAGAACTTTAGCTTGATTGAACAGTACGTCCGGACGTATAACATCATTGTCTGGCCAATAGTCGGACTCCTGATCGGTCTTTTTGTCTGGCGTCGGATCAAACGGTACAGGACGAGGAAATAG